From Flavobacterium alkalisoli, the proteins below share one genomic window:
- the rplM gene encoding 50S ribosomal protein L13 translates to MNTLSYKTVSANKATAQKEWIIVDAEGHNLGRFASKVAMLLRGKYKTNYTPHVDCGDNVIVINAEKINLTGNKMEDKTYIRHTGYPGGQRSITAKNVMAKNPAVLVEKAVKGMLPKNKLGAELFRNLNVYVGSEHKHDAQKPKTVNLNDLK, encoded by the coding sequence GTGAACACATTAAGCTACAAGACAGTTTCAGCTAACAAAGCTACTGCTCAGAAAGAGTGGATTATTGTTGACGCTGAAGGTCATAATTTGGGCCGTTTTGCTTCAAAAGTTGCTATGCTTCTTAGAGGTAAATACAAAACAAATTATACACCGCACGTGGACTGTGGAGATAACGTAATTGTTATTAATGCAGAGAAAATCAATCTAACAGGAAACAAGATGGAGGACAAAACTTATATCCGCCACACTGGTTACCCTGGAGGTCAAAGAAGCATAACTGCTAAAAATGTAATGGCTAAGAACCCTGCAGTATTAGTAGAAAAAGCTGTAAAAGGAATGCTACCTAAAAACAAATTAGGTGCTGAGCTATTCCGTAATTTAAATGTATATGTAGGTTCTGAGCACAAACATGACGCTCAAAAACCTAAAACCGTTAACTTAAACGATCTAAAGTAA
- the rpsI gene encoding 30S ribosomal protein S9, with translation MATIHKIGRRKTAVARVYVTEGNGKITVNKKDLETYFPTATLQYKVMQPLAMTENASNFDVKVNVYGGGITGQAEAVRMAIARAMCEVDAENRSILKPEGLLTRDPRMVERKKFGQKKARKRFQFSKR, from the coding sequence ATGGCTACTATTCACAAAATCGGTAGAAGAAAAACCGCTGTTGCGCGTGTTTACGTTACTGAAGGTAACGGTAAAATCACCGTTAACAAAAAAGACTTAGAAACTTATTTCCCTACAGCTACTTTACAGTACAAAGTAATGCAGCCTCTTGCAATGACAGAGAACGCTTCTAACTTTGACGTAAAAGTAAACGTATACGGAGGTGGTATAACAGGACAGGCAGAAGCTGTAAGAATGGCTATCGCAAGAGCAATGTGCGAAGTTGACGCTGAAAACAGAAGCATCCTTAAACCGGAAGGTTTATTAACAAGGGATCCTAGAATGGTTGAGCGTAAGAAATTCGGTCAGAAAAAAGCACGTAAAAGATTCCAGTTCTCTAAACGTTAA